From the Nodularia sphaerocarpa UHCC 0038 genome, the window ATCAACTGTCGCGGAATTGGCAGTTGTGGAACCTGTGCTGTGAAAGTAGAAGGTGAGGTATCTCCTGCAAATTGGCGAGACAAAGCCAGACGTTCACTTCCTCCTCATTCTCCTACAACAGAACTGCGTTTAGCCTGTCAAACTGAGGTAATAGGGGATGTAAAAATCACAAAATTCGCTGGATTTTGGGGACAAAGTTCTCAAATCCTATGGACACCAGAAGGTTAGGTTAAAAAAGGAGAAAGTATAAAGATGGGTAGATGGACTCCACTAATGCTCATGGCCGGAGGCTTGGCAATTTTACTGGGTACATTGT encodes:
- a CDS encoding 2Fe-2S iron-sulfur cluster-binding protein, which translates into the protein MPKVLAQGKTIECNARANLRIILQDNGIDLYNGGAKLINCRGIGSCGTCAVKVEGEVSPANWRDKARRSLPPHSPTTELRLACQTEVIGDVKITKFAGFWGQSSQILWTPEG